One Actinomadura viridis genomic region harbors:
- a CDS encoding FGGY family carbohydrate kinase — protein MAPFDLDSVLIGVDLGTQGVRALAVTGKGEVVGRGSATLTSRREENRHEQDPTQWWPAVATATRQALSSVPPVAVAGIAVAATSGTLLLVGPAGEPLTAGVMYDDTRATEETALVNDAGAATWAALGYQRMQPAWALPKALWLLRHHERALDATRLAHQSDVINRRLVGHEVPTDLSSALKTGADLLTGTWPLAVFDALGMPDDLLPPLVTPGTRIGAVCTAAADETGIPPGTPVFAGMTDGCAAQLASGALQVGSWNSVLGTTLVLKGVTREPIRDPAGVVYSHRGPNGTWLPGGASSSGAGVISRDFREEDLEALTNEAASCEPAAPVCYPLVSAGERFPFVAPQARGFVAGETTGEAERFAAMLQGVAYIERLCFDYLDLLGAPLDGDLVLTGGATRSGYWNQLRADILGRPVVLPENAEPALGMAILAAGAYRDPVAAATDMVRLQAVIDPRVDAFGRFRAGYLRLVESLEQRGWLPSTTAAHARKRTAG, from the coding sequence GTGGCGCCATTCGATCTGGACAGCGTGTTGATCGGCGTCGATCTCGGCACGCAAGGTGTCCGCGCGCTCGCTGTCACCGGTAAGGGCGAGGTCGTGGGCAGGGGCAGCGCGACGCTGACCAGCAGGCGCGAGGAGAACCGCCACGAGCAGGACCCGACGCAGTGGTGGCCGGCGGTCGCCACCGCCACACGTCAGGCGCTGAGCAGCGTCCCACCGGTCGCGGTGGCGGGAATCGCCGTCGCCGCGACCTCCGGGACGCTGCTCCTGGTCGGACCGGCGGGCGAACCCCTCACGGCGGGCGTCATGTACGACGACACGCGGGCGACCGAGGAGACCGCCCTCGTCAACGACGCCGGCGCCGCCACCTGGGCAGCCCTGGGCTACCAGCGGATGCAGCCGGCGTGGGCCCTGCCGAAAGCGCTCTGGCTGCTGCGACACCACGAGCGCGCTCTGGACGCGACAAGGCTGGCGCACCAGAGCGACGTCATCAACCGGCGGCTGGTCGGCCACGAGGTGCCGACCGATCTGAGCAGCGCGCTGAAGACCGGCGCGGATCTCCTCACGGGCACCTGGCCACTCGCCGTGTTCGACGCGCTCGGAATGCCGGACGACCTGCTGCCCCCGCTGGTCACCCCCGGTACCCGCATCGGCGCCGTTTGCACCGCCGCCGCCGATGAGACGGGCATCCCGCCCGGCACACCGGTGTTCGCGGGCATGACCGACGGCTGCGCGGCCCAGCTCGCCTCCGGCGCCCTGCAGGTCGGCAGCTGGAACTCCGTGCTCGGCACCACCCTGGTGCTCAAGGGCGTCACCCGGGAGCCGATCCGCGACCCCGCCGGCGTCGTCTACTCCCACCGCGGCCCGAACGGGACCTGGCTGCCCGGCGGCGCATCCAGCTCGGGCGCGGGGGTGATCTCACGAGATTTCCGGGAGGAGGATCTCGAAGCCCTGACCAACGAGGCCGCTTCCTGCGAACCCGCGGCGCCGGTGTGTTATCCGCTGGTCTCCGCAGGAGAACGTTTCCCGTTCGTGGCCCCGCAGGCCCGGGGCTTCGTCGCCGGCGAGACGACCGGCGAAGCCGAACGGTTCGCCGCCATGCTCCAGGGTGTCGCGTACATCGAACGGCTCTGCTTCGACTACCTCGACCTGCTCGGCGCCCCACTCGACGGTGACCTCGTACTGACCGGCGGCGCCACCCGCAGCGGCTACTGGAACCAGCTGCGAGCGGACATCCTCGGGCGACCGGTGGTGCTGCCGGAGAACGCCGAGCCGGCGCTGGGCATGGCCATCCTCGCCGCCGGGGCATACCGGGACCCGGTCGCGGCGGCCACGGACATGGTGCGCCTTCAGGCGGTCATCGACCCGCGCGTGGATGCGTTCGGCCGTTTCCGAGCCGGATACCTGCGGCTGGTCGAGTCGCTTGAACAGCGTGGCTGGCTGCCGTCGACCACGGCCGCGCACGCGCGGAAGAGGACGGCAGGGTGA